One Vitis riparia cultivar Riparia Gloire de Montpellier isolate 1030 chromosome 4, EGFV_Vit.rip_1.0, whole genome shotgun sequence genomic window carries:
- the LOC117913575 gene encoding protein unc-13 homolog: MAHLFRDLSLGHSKRGTTASVAATAVTATAMPVADLPSPFGQLTPTLTDSDLRLTAYEIFVSACRTSSGKPLSSISQADRSSSSSSPTPTPPISPSLQRSLTSTAASRVKKAFGLKYSPSSKKSPSGKETSPAKAARKPMTVGELMRFQMRVSEDTDSRIRRALLRIAASQVGRRIESMVLPLELLQQFKSSDFTDQQEYEAWQKRNLKILEAGLLLHPRLPLDKSNTAPQRLRQIIHGALDRPMETGRNNESMQLLRNAVVSLACRSFDGSEACHWADGFPLNLRLYEMLLEACFDVNEETSIIEEVDELMEQIKKTWGILGMNQMLHNICFTWVLFHRFVTTGQVENYLLDAADNQLAEVAKDAKTTKDPEYPKILSSMLSSILGWAEKRLLAYHDTFDSANIDSMQNIVSLGVSAAKILVEDISHEYRRRRKSEVDVARNRIDTYIRSSLRTAFAQIMEKADSSRRASKNRPNSLPLLAILAKDVGELAVNEKVVFSPILKRWHPFSAGVAVATLHACYGNELKQFISGITELTPDAVQVLRAADKLEKDLVQIAVEDSVDSEDGGKAIIREMPPFEAEAAIANLVKAWIKTRVDRLKEWVDRNLQEEVWNPQANEEGYASSAVELMRIIDETLNAFFQLPIPMHPALLPDLMAGFDRCLQYYITKAKSGCGSRNTFVPTMPALTRCTTGSKFQGVWKKKEKSPNSQKRNSQVAVVNGDNSFGIPQLCVRINTMQRIRIELEVLEKRVITHLRNCESAHAEDFSNGLGKKFELAPAACLEGIQQLSEALAYKIIFHDLSHVLWDGLYVGEPSSSRIEPLLQELEQNLMIVSDNIHERVRTRAITDIMRASFDGFLLVLLAGGPSRAFSRQDSQIIEDDFKSLKDLFWSNGDGLPADLIDKFSGTVRGVLPLFRTDSESLIQRFRQVTLETYGSSARSRLPLPPTSGQWNSTEPNTLLRVLCYRNDEAASKFLKKTYNLPKKL; this comes from the exons ATGGCTCACCTCTTCAGGGACCTCTCGCTTGGCCACTCCAAGAGAGGTACAACCGCCAGCGTGGCAGCCACCGCCGTCACGGCAACCGCAATGCCGGTTGCCGATCTGCCTTCTCCATTCGGTCAACTCACTCCAACACTTACCGATTCCGATCTCCGACTCACCGCCTATGAGATCTTCGTTTCCGCATGCCGTACCTCTTCCGGAAAGCCTCTCTCCTCCATTTCCCAAGCCGACCGCTCTTCGTCGTCGTCGTCGCCGACCCCGACGCCGCCAATATCGCCCTCTCTTCAGCGCTCGCTGACGTCAACCGCGGCCAGCAGGGTAAAGAAGGCATTCGGCTTGAAATATTCGCCGTCCTCTAAGAAGAGTCCCTCCGGCAAGGAGACGAGCCCGGCGAAGGCTGCGAGGAAGCCCATGACGGTGGGCGAGCTCATGAGGTTTCAGATGAGGGTTTCTGAGGACACCGATTCCAGGATTCGGAGGGCTCTGTTAAGAATTGCTGCTTCTCAG GTTGGAAGGCGAATTGAATCTATGGTTCTCCCACTGGAGCTACTACAACAGTTCAAATCTTCAGATTTTACTGATCAGCAAGAATATGAAGCTTGGCAAAAGAGAAACCTGAAAATTCTTGAGGCTGGCCTCCTCTTACATCCTCGTTTGCCCTTAGATAAATCAAACACTGCTCCCCAACGGTTGCGGCAGATTATTCATGGAGCACTGGATAGGCCTATGGAAACTGGCAGAAACAATGAATCTATGCAACTACTTCGTAATGCTGTAGTGTCTCTTGCTTGCAGATCATTTGATGGATCCGAGGCTTGCCACTGGGCAGATGGGTTTCCACTAAATCTTCGACTCTATGAAATGCTCCTAGAAGCTTGCTTTGATGTTAATGAAGAAACATCTATTATCGAGGAAGTTGATGAACTTATGGAACAGATAAAGAAGACCTGGGGAATTCTTGGAATGAACCAAATGCTCCATAACATTTGCTTCACGTGGGTATTATTTCACCGTTTTGTCACAACCGGCCAAGTTGAAAATTATCTGCTGGATGCTGCCGATAATCAGCTTGCAGAAGTAGCAAAAGATGCAAAAACAACTAAGGATCCAGAGTACCCCAAGATCTTGAGTTCTATGTTGAGTTCAATATTAGGTTGGGCTGAGAAAAGGCTTCTTGCATACCATGACACTTTTGATAGTGCAAATATTGATTCCATGCAAAATATTGTTTCTTTGGGGGTATCAGCAGCCAAGATTTTGGTTGAAGATATATCTCATGAGTACCGTAGAAGGAGAAAAAGTGAAGTTGATGTGGCTCGGAACAGGATTGACACTTACATCAGGTCATCGCTACGTACTGCTTTTGCCCAG ATAATGGAGAAGGCAGATTCTAGCAGGAGGGCATCCAAAAACCGTCCAAATTCTCTTCCTCTCCTCGCTATTCTTGCCAAGGATGTGGGTGAGCTTGCAGTTAATGAGAAGGTTGTCTTCAGTCCAATTCTGAAGAGGTGGCATCCTTTTTCAGCAGGAGTGGCTGTAGCCACCCTGCATGCTTGCTATGGGAATGAGCTAAAGCAATTTATCTCGGGTATCACGGAATTGACACCAGATGCTGTACAAGTTTTGAGGGCTGCAGATAAGTTGGAGAAAGATCTTGTGCAGATTGCTGTTGAAGATTCAGTGGACAGTGAAGATGGTGGGAAGGCAATAATCCGTGAGATGCCGCCTTTTGAAGCTGAAGCTGCAATAGCCAATCTAGTGAAAGCATGGATTAAGACAAGAGTTGACCGGCTCAAAGAATGGGTTGACAGGAATTTACAGGAAGAG GTCTGGAATCCTCAAGCAAATGAAGAAGGCTATGCTTCCTCTGCTGTTGAACTCATGCGAATCATAGATGAAACTTTGAATGCTTTCTTTCAGCTTCCAATACCAATGCACCCAGCATTGCTTCCTGACTTGATGGCTGGTTTTGACAGATGTCTTCAGTATTACATTACGAAGGCAAAATCTGGCTGTG GATCACGGAATACATTTGTTCCCACAATGCCAGCATTAACCAGATGCACAACAGGATCAAAATTCCAAGGTGTgtggaagaaaaaggaaaagtcGCCAAACTCCCAGAAAAGGAATTCTCAGGTTGCCGTAGTGAATGGAGATAACTCCTTTGGGATACCACAGCTATGTGTTCGCATAAATACCATGCAACGTATTCGGATAGAGTTGGAAGTTTTGGAGAAGAGGGTAATTACTCATCTGAGAAACTGTGAATCAGCTCATGCAGAAGACTTCTCCAATGGTTTGGGGAAGAAGTTTGAACTTGCACCAGCTGCTTGTCTAGAGGGTATCCAACAACTCTCTGAGGCATTGGCATACAAAATCATCTTCCATGATCTTAGTCATGTTCTATGGGATGGTTTGTATGTTGGTGAGCCATCATCTTCAAGGATTGAGCCTCTACTTCAGGAACTTGAGCAGAACTTGATGATTGTATCGGATAACATACATGAAAGAGTTCGGACACGGGCTATTACCGACATAATGAGAGCTTCCTTTGATGGGTTCTTGTTGGTTTTGCTTGCTGGAGGTCCATCTCGTGCATTTTCTCGGCAGGACTCCCAAATAATAGAGGATGATTTCAAATCCCTTAAAGATCTGTTCTGGTCCAATGGAGATGGTTTGCCAGCTGATTTGATAGACAAATTCTCAGGCACAGTGAGAGGTGTGCTCCCTCTGTTCCGAACTGACTCAGAGAGCCTCATTCAGCGCTTCAGACAAGTGACTTTGGAGACATATGGTTCTTCTGCCCGATCCAGACTCCCATTACCTCCTACTTCAGGGCAATGGAACTCAACTGAACCGAACACACTCCTGCGTGTTTTATGTTACCGTAATGATGAAGCTGCTTCAAAGTTCCTTAAGAAAACCTATAACTTGCCTAAAAAACTGTAA
- the LOC117913641 gene encoding probable transcriptional regulatory protein At2g25830 isoform X1 — protein MGSYSSIRAFGALLHRFSNGVPFKRSNSVALRTGFLPKNPSSFSSKSSWLSLYEVKLSVRVRTIQTFSPVCMGRRSSKIAGRKGAQDAKKAKLYSKIGKEVVSAVKRDGPNPKSNTILAAVLEKAKELDVPKEILERNIKRASEKGQEAYIEKFYEVYGFGGVSMIIEVLTDKINRSVAAVREVVKDCGGKMADPGSVMFKFRRARVVNVKATEADKDQLLTIALDTGAEDVIEPPVYEDDAEEDRSESYYKIVTSAENYSAILEKLREEGITFETDNGFEMLPITTIEVDDEAMDLNKELMSKLLELDDVDAVYMDQK, from the exons ATGGGTTCATATTCCTCAATAAGAGCGTTTGGCGCACTTCTTCATAGATTCTCAAATGGGGTTCCCTTCAAACGCTCCAATTCCGTTGCTCTTC GGACTGGTTTTCTGCCCAAGAAcccatcatcattttcatcaaaGTCGTCGTGGCTATCGTTGTACGAGGTTAAGCTTAGTGTTCGAGTGAGAACGATACAGACATTCTCTCCTGTTTGTATGGGTAGGCGTTCAAGCAAGATTGCTGGCAGAAAG GGAGCTCAAGATGCAAAAAAGGCTAAGCTGTATTCAAAAATTGGGAAGGAAGTTGTATCTGC TGTAAAGAGAGATGGTCCAAACccaaaatcaaatacaattttagCAGCTGTACTTGAGAAAGCTAAGGAACTTGATGTACCCAAGGAAATTCTGGAGCGCAACATTAAGAGAGCTTCTGAGAAGGGGCAAGAGGCTTATATTGAGAAATTCTACGAG GTATATGGTTTTGGTGGAGTTAGTATGATAATTGAGGTCTTAACGGATAAAATAAACCGATCTGTGGCAGCTGTTAGAGAGGTTGTGAAGGACTGTGGTGGAAAGATGGCAGATCCAGGATCTGTTATGTTCAAGTTTAGACGTGCTCGGGTTGTAAATGTAAAAGCCACAGAGGCTGACAAAGACCAGCTCCTTACCATTGCTTTAGATACTGGTGCCGAGGATGTCATTGAACCGCCAGTCTATGAAGATGATGCTGAAGAAGATAGATCAGAAAG CTATTATAAAATTGTAACCTCAGCAGAAAACTATTCAGCCATTCTGGAAAAGCTTCGCGAGGAAGGAATAACTTTTGAAACTGATAATGGATTTGAGATGCTTCCAATAACCACCATTGAG GTGGATGATGAAGCAATGGACTTGAACAAGGAACTCATGTCCAAATTGCTTGAACTTGATGATGTTGATGCTGTCTATATGGACCAGAAATGA
- the LOC117913641 gene encoding probable transcriptional regulatory protein At2g25830 isoform X2: protein MGSYSSIRAFGALLHRFSNGVPFKRSNSVALRTGFLPKNPSSFSSKSSWLSLYEVKLSVRVRTIQTFSPVCMGRRSSKIAGRKGAQDAKKAKLYSKIGKEVVSAVKRDGPNPKSNTILAAVLEKAKELDVPKEILERNIKRASEKGQEAYIEKFYEVYGFGGVSMIIEVLTDKINRSVAAVREVVKDCGGKMADPGSVMFKFRRARVVNVKATEADKDQLLTIALDTGAEDVIEPPVYEDDAEEDRSERKLFSHSGKASRGRNNF from the exons ATGGGTTCATATTCCTCAATAAGAGCGTTTGGCGCACTTCTTCATAGATTCTCAAATGGGGTTCCCTTCAAACGCTCCAATTCCGTTGCTCTTC GGACTGGTTTTCTGCCCAAGAAcccatcatcattttcatcaaaGTCGTCGTGGCTATCGTTGTACGAGGTTAAGCTTAGTGTTCGAGTGAGAACGATACAGACATTCTCTCCTGTTTGTATGGGTAGGCGTTCAAGCAAGATTGCTGGCAGAAAG GGAGCTCAAGATGCAAAAAAGGCTAAGCTGTATTCAAAAATTGGGAAGGAAGTTGTATCTGC TGTAAAGAGAGATGGTCCAAACccaaaatcaaatacaattttagCAGCTGTACTTGAGAAAGCTAAGGAACTTGATGTACCCAAGGAAATTCTGGAGCGCAACATTAAGAGAGCTTCTGAGAAGGGGCAAGAGGCTTATATTGAGAAATTCTACGAG GTATATGGTTTTGGTGGAGTTAGTATGATAATTGAGGTCTTAACGGATAAAATAAACCGATCTGTGGCAGCTGTTAGAGAGGTTGTGAAGGACTGTGGTGGAAAGATGGCAGATCCAGGATCTGTTATGTTCAAGTTTAGACGTGCTCGGGTTGTAAATGTAAAAGCCACAGAGGCTGACAAAGACCAGCTCCTTACCATTGCTTTAGATACTGGTGCCGAGGATGTCATTGAACCGCCAGTCTATGAAGATGATGCTGAAGAAGATAGATCAGAAAG AAAACTATTCAGCCATTCTGGAAAAGCTTCGCGAGGAAGGAATAACTTTTGA
- the LOC117913641 gene encoding probable transcriptional regulatory protein At2g25830 isoform X3, translating into MGSYSSIRAFGALLHRFSNGVPFKRSNSVALRTGFLPKNPSSFSSKSSWLSLYEVKLSVRVRTIQTFSPVCMGRRSSKIAGRKGAQDAKKAKLYSKIGKEVVSAVKRDGPNPKSNTILAAVLEKAKELDVPKEILERNIKRASEKGQEAYIEKFYEVYGFGGVSMIIEVLTDKINRSVAAVREVVKDCGGKMADPGSVMFKFRRARVVNVKATEADKDQLLTIALDTGAEDVIEPPVYEDDAEEDRSERRQEGFMK; encoded by the exons ATGGGTTCATATTCCTCAATAAGAGCGTTTGGCGCACTTCTTCATAGATTCTCAAATGGGGTTCCCTTCAAACGCTCCAATTCCGTTGCTCTTC GGACTGGTTTTCTGCCCAAGAAcccatcatcattttcatcaaaGTCGTCGTGGCTATCGTTGTACGAGGTTAAGCTTAGTGTTCGAGTGAGAACGATACAGACATTCTCTCCTGTTTGTATGGGTAGGCGTTCAAGCAAGATTGCTGGCAGAAAG GGAGCTCAAGATGCAAAAAAGGCTAAGCTGTATTCAAAAATTGGGAAGGAAGTTGTATCTGC TGTAAAGAGAGATGGTCCAAACccaaaatcaaatacaattttagCAGCTGTACTTGAGAAAGCTAAGGAACTTGATGTACCCAAGGAAATTCTGGAGCGCAACATTAAGAGAGCTTCTGAGAAGGGGCAAGAGGCTTATATTGAGAAATTCTACGAG GTATATGGTTTTGGTGGAGTTAGTATGATAATTGAGGTCTTAACGGATAAAATAAACCGATCTGTGGCAGCTGTTAGAGAGGTTGTGAAGGACTGTGGTGGAAAGATGGCAGATCCAGGATCTGTTATGTTCAAGTTTAGACGTGCTCGGGTTGTAAATGTAAAAGCCACAGAGGCTGACAAAGACCAGCTCCTTACCATTGCTTTAGATACTGGTGCCGAGGATGTCATTGAACCGCCAGTCTATGAAGATGATGCTGAAGAAGATAGATCAGAAAG GAGACAGGAGGGGTTCATGAAGTGA